Proteins encoded together in one Spirochaeta cellobiosiphila DSM 17781 window:
- a CDS encoding ABC transporter substrate-binding protein, protein MTEVKKLTNLLALCMVVMLVGCQAVKTTTNPDVNTITIGALVDQTGASTSPLYKEAVVLAGKQMNQALREVQSPVFMNIAFGDTQSTASLASQEAIRLVNEESAVALITATSGESIAVNMLNYAPNTPFIQKVPLACYMSSSGYINNPEAKDENPVRQKALRDHQGWLHRVFYIADNEADVVIKIALTKKTTAKSFKVSIYADSFHQSLASSIAEKLPAYDPTATADIKIIQESSQIKEDWKSIVNTKPDVVIVAMMPQSATEAVRTYMKSGYEIPILSNNSFRRNYILASVGHDADGLEGSSVQLADHNESGDEFIKAFTDYTGSIPEMTCSGAYDGTIAMMLASLVAYYDSGKSYVSGQDVLVGLTKINNKESAIIRPNIQDFQKAIKLIAAGEKINYEGAYDSLDWDKLGNIKPALVHWKVENAKFVEYEQYKP, encoded by the coding sequence ATGACAGAGGTAAAAAAGCTAACAAATCTTTTAGCTTTATGTATGGTAGTGATGCTTGTAGGGTGTCAGGCCGTAAAGACTACCACTAATCCAGATGTGAACACTATCACTATAGGTGCTCTCGTAGATCAAACAGGTGCTAGTACTTCCCCGCTTTATAAAGAAGCTGTTGTATTGGCTGGAAAGCAGATGAATCAAGCCCTACGTGAAGTGCAGAGTCCAGTGTTTATGAATATTGCCTTTGGTGATACACAAAGCACTGCTAGTCTTGCAAGTCAGGAAGCTATTCGACTAGTGAATGAAGAATCAGCTGTGGCATTGATCACAGCCACCAGTGGTGAGTCCATAGCGGTGAACATGCTGAACTATGCCCCTAATACTCCCTTTATTCAAAAAGTTCCTTTAGCTTGTTATATGAGTTCTTCAGGATATATCAATAATCCCGAAGCTAAAGATGAGAATCCAGTTAGGCAAAAGGCCTTAAGAGATCATCAAGGATGGCTCCATCGTGTATTTTATATCGCTGACAATGAAGCTGATGTGGTAATCAAGATTGCTTTGACTAAGAAAACAACAGCTAAATCTTTCAAAGTAAGTATTTATGCAGACTCTTTTCATCAATCATTAGCTTCTTCCATTGCAGAAAAACTTCCAGCGTATGATCCAACGGCCACAGCAGATATTAAGATCATTCAAGAGTCCTCTCAAATCAAAGAAGATTGGAAGAGTATTGTCAATACAAAACCTGATGTAGTGATCGTTGCCATGATGCCACAGTCGGCAACGGAAGCTGTTAGAACATATATGAAGTCTGGCTATGAAATTCCCATATTGTCTAATAATAGTTTTAGACGTAATTACATATTAGCTTCTGTCGGACATGATGCTGATGGCCTTGAGGGAAGTTCTGTACAATTGGCTGATCACAATGAATCTGGTGATGAGTTTATTAAAGCTTTTACTGATTATACTGGATCTATCCCGGAAATGACCTGCTCAGGCGCTTATGATGGTACTATAGCGATGATGCTCGCTTCTTTAGTGGCGTATTACGATTCCGGAAAGAGTTATGTATCAGGACAGGATGTACTGGTGGGGTTAACGAAAATAAATAATAAAGAGAGCGCAATTATACGTCCGAATATACAAGACTTTCAGAAGGCTATTAAACTTATCGCTGCTGGTGAAAAGATTAATTATGAAGGGGCTTATGATTCATTAGATTGGGATAAATTGGGCAATATTAAACCTGCTTTAGTTCACTGGAAAGTGGAAAATGCAAAATTCGTTGAGTATGAACAATATAAGCCATAG